From the genome of Desmodus rotundus isolate HL8 chromosome 2, HLdesRot8A.1, whole genome shotgun sequence, one region includes:
- the LOC112306284 gene encoding keratin-associated protein 10-7-like, with protein MAASTLSVCSSDLSYSSRTCLPGSSDSCTDSSWQVDDCPESCCEPSCCSSSCCQPTCCVPSCCPSTCCVPSCCQSTCCVPSCCQSTCCVPSCCQSTCCVPSCCQSTCCVPSCCQSTCCVPSCCQSTCCVPSCCQSTCCACCTPLCCKPPCCTPVCCKPVCCKPVCSVPICSGATPCSAPSCCQPTACLSSCCKPSSSVSLICRPVCRPSCCIPISSCRVPSCCQPSCCRPTSCKSLICRPACSRPACCVPTSAQKSCC; from the exons aTGGCCGCCTCCACCCTGTCTGTCTGCTCCAGCGACCTGAGCTACAGCAGCCGCACCTGTCTGCCCGGTTCCAGTGACTCTTGCACTGACTCCTCCTGGCAAGTGGACGACTGtccagagagctgctgtgagccctcctgctgcagctccagctgctgccagcccacctgctgtgtccccagctgtTGTCCATCtacctgctgtgtccccagctgctgccagtcCACCTGCTGTGTCCCAAGCTGTTGTCAGTccacctgctgtgtccccagctgtTGTCAGTccacctgctgtgtccccagctgctgccagtcCACCTGCTGTGTCCCAAGCTGTTGTCAGTccacctgctgtgtccccagctgtTGTCAGTccacctgctgtgtccccagctgtTGTCAGTCCACCTGCTGT GCCTGCTGTACACCCCTCTGCTGCAAGCCCCCCTGCTGCACACCTGTCTGCTGCAAGCCTGTCTGCTGCAAGCCCGTGTGTTCTGTGCCCATCTGCTCTGGGGCCACCCCCTGCTCAGCCCCCTCATGCTGCCAGCCCACCGCCTGCCTCTCATCTTGCTGCAAAccctcctcctctgtgtccctCATCTGCCGCCCTGTGTGCAGACCCTCCTGCTGCATACCCATCTCCTCCTGCCGTGTCCCCTCCTGCTGCCAGCCCAGCTGCTGCCGCCCAACCTCCTGCAAGTCCCTCATCTGCCGCCCTGCGTGCTCCCGCCCGGCCTGCTGTGTCCCCACCTCAGCCCAGAAGTCCTGTTGCTGA
- the LOC112306310 gene encoding keratin-associated protein 10-3-like — translation MAASTLSVCSSDLSYGSHVCLPGSSDSCTNSSWQVDDCPESCCEPSCCAPSCCQSTCCAPSCCQSTCCAPSCCQSICCAPSCCQSICCIPSCCAPAPCQTLICAPVSCVSSPCCQVACGPSPCQSACTSSCTPLCCQQSSCQPSCCTSSPCQQACCTPLCCTPVCCTPICCKPVCCVPVCSGAAPCPAPSCCQPTPCPSSSCRPSSSVSLICRPVCRPSCCVPISSCCAPTSSCCQPSCCRPASCVSLICRPVCSRPACCVPASAQKSCC, via the coding sequence ATGGCCGCCTCCACCCTGTCTGTCTGCTCCAGTGACCTGAGCTATGGCAGCCACGTCTGCCTGCCTGGTTCCAGTGACTCTTGCACCAACTCCTCCTGGCAGGTGGACGACTGtccagagagctgctgtgagccCTCCTGCTGCgctcccagctgctgccagtccacctgctgtgcccccagctgctgccagtccacctgctgtgcccccagctgctgccagtccatctgctgtgcccccagctgctgccagtcCATTTGCTGTATCCCCAGCTGCTGTGCCCCAGCCCCCTGCCAGACCCTCATCTGTGCCCCAGTGAGCTGTGTGTCCAGCCCCTGCTGCCAGGTAGCCTGTGGGCCCAGCCCCTGCCAATCAGCCTGCACCAGCTCCTGCACACCCTTGTGCTGCCAGCAGTCTAGCTGCCAGCCCTCCTGCtgcacctcctccccctgccagcaGGCCTGCTGTACACCCCTCTGCTGCACACCTGTCTGCTGCACACCCATCTGTTGCAAGCCTGTGTGCTGTGTGCCTGTCTGCTCTGGGGccgccccctgcccagccccctcatgctgccagcccaccccctgcccctcatcAAGCTGCAGAccctcctcctctgtgtccctCATCTGCCGCCCTGTGTGCAGACCCTCCTGCTGCGTGCCTATCTCCTCCTGCTGTGCCCCCACTTCCTCCTGCTGCCAGCCCAGCTGCTGCCGCCCGGCCTCCTGTGTGTCCCTCATCTGCCGCCCTGTGTGTTCCCGCCCGGCCTGCTGTGTCCCTGCCTCAGCCCAGAAGTCCTGCTGCTGA